A genomic stretch from Juglans microcarpa x Juglans regia isolate MS1-56 chromosome 3S, Jm3101_v1.0, whole genome shotgun sequence includes:
- the LOC121257475 gene encoding uncharacterized protein LOC121257475 produces the protein MRTMIQSLQDRSFIPNMPTNQALPVSKVDSKEHGLRRRLSSLSLKIQPIASPATSWAFRRSKSLSSMGESAGSSVRKWWDWGWSWILSRKPIFAEDLEMNEEESKMLGSHSKGSWRHVVYKVRFEIRRLVGSERVGLPQTYRYDSYNYSKNFEDGILRNQG, from the coding sequence ATGAGGACCATGATACAGAGCCTTCAAGATCGAAGCTTTATACCCAACATGCCCACAAACCAAGCACTCCCTGTCTCAAAAGTGGACTCCAAAGAACATGGCCTACGCAGAAggctctcctccctctccctcaagATCCAACCCATTGCTTCCCCTGCAACCTCATGGGCATTCCGCAGGTCGAAGTCTCTGTCATCCATGGGAGAATCTGCTGGCAGTTCTGTAAGGAAATGGTGGGACTGGGGCTGGTCTTGGATTCTCTCGAGGAAGCCCATTTTTGCAGAGGATCTGGAGATGAACGAGGAAGAATCCAAGATGCTTGGTTCTCATAGCAAAGGTAGCTGGAGACATGTTGTTTACAAGGTCAGGTTTGAGATCAGAAGACTTGTGGGTTCTGAACGTGTGGGTCTTCCTCAAACCTACAGGTACGATTCCTACAACTACTCCAAGAATTTCGAAGATGGAATCTTGAGAAACCAAGGCTGA
- the LOC121257470 gene encoding uncharacterized protein LOC121257470, protein MSLRIKAVVDKFVQELKEALDADIQDRIMKEREMQSYIQEREREVAEREAAWKAELSRREAEIARQEARLKMEKENLEKEKSVLMGTASNQDNQDGALEITVSGEKYRCLRFAKAKK, encoded by the exons atgtcTTTGAGAATTAAGGCGGTGGTGGACAAGTTCGTGCAGGAGCTGAAGGAAGCACTGGATGCGGATATTCAGGACAGAATCatgaaggagagagagatgcaGAGCTACATCCAGGAGCGCGAACGCGAAGTCGCGGAGCGCGAAGCCGCTTGGAAGGCCGAGCTTTCTCGTCGTGAG GCAGAGATTGCCCGACAAGAAGCAAGGCTCAAGATGGAGAAAGAAAatcttgagaaagagaaaagtgTCCTAATGGGAACTGCATCAAATCAAGACAATCAAGATGGAGCTCTTGAAATCACTGTAAGCGGTGAAAAGTATCGATGCCTCAGGTTTGCAAAGGCAAAAAAGTGA
- the LOC121257473 gene encoding cysteine protease XCP1-like, giving the protein MAFSSYSKISLLVFSLSLFVCYALAHDYSIVGYSPEHLTCLDKIIELFESWMSKHGKTYRSIEEKLHRFEVFKDNLKHIDQRNKESSSYWLGLNEFADLTHEEFKNKYLGLKPELPRRRSSSKDFSYRDVEDLPKSVDWREKGAVTPVKNQGSCGSCWAFSTVAAIEGINQIVTGNLTSLSEQELIDCDKSFNSGCNGGLMDYAFEFIISNGGLHKEEDYPYLMEEGTCEEKEEETDAVTISGYQDVPQNDEVSLLKALAHQPLSVAIDASGRDFQFYRGGVFNGHCGTELDHGVTAVGYGSDYIIVKNSWGPKWGEKGYIRMKRNTGKPEGICGINKLASYPIKEN; this is encoded by the exons ATGGCTTTCTCTTCATACTCTAAGATCTCCCTTCTGGTTTTTTCCTTGTCTCTGTTTGTCTGTTATGCTCTAGCTCATGATTATTCAATCGTGGGTTATTCACCAGAGCACTTGACATGCTTGGACAAAATCATAGAACTGTTCGAATCATGGATGTCAAAACACGGCAAGACTTACAGGAGCATCGAAGAGAAGCTGCATAGGTTCGAGGTATTCAAGGATAACTTGAAGCACATTGATCAGAGGAACAAGGAGAGTTCAAGCTACTGGCTTGGGTTGAACGAGTTTGCAGACTTAACCCACGAGGAGTTCAAGAACAAGTATTTGGGATTGAAACCCGAGCTGCCCAGAAGAAGAAGCTCCTCCAAAGACTTCAGTTACAGAGATGTGGAGGATCTGCCCAAGTCTGTGGATTGGAGAGAGAAAGGAGCTGTTACTCCTGTCAAGAACCAGGGTTCATGTG GTAGTTGTTGGGCATTCTCAACTGTTGCAGCCATCGAGGGCATAAACCAGATCGTGACGGGTAACTTAACGTCGTTGTCGGAGCAAGAGTTGATTGACTGCGACAAATCCTTCAATAGTGGCTGCAATGGAGGTCTCATGGATTATGCATTCGAGTTCATTATCTCAAATGGAGGACTGCACAAGGAGGAAGACTACCCATATCTAATGGAGGAAGGGACTTGTGAGGAGAAGGAG GAAGAAACGGACGCAGTGACAATAAGTGGTTATCAGGATGTGCCACAAAATGATGAAGTCAGTCTTCTGAAGGCACTGGCTCACCAGCCTCTTAGCGTAGCCATTGATGCTTCTGGCCGAGACTTCCAATTTTACCGTGGGG GGGTATTCAATGGACATTGTGGAACTGAGCTTGATCATGGAGTAACAGCAGTTGGATATGGGTCAGATTACATCATTGTGAAGAATTCATGGGGACCAAAGTGGGGAGAGAAAGGGTACATACGGATGAAGAGGAACACTGGAAAACCCGAAGGGATATGCGGCATCAACAAATTGGCATCATATCCTATCAAAGAGAATTGA
- the LOC121257472 gene encoding damage-control phosphatase At2g17340-like — protein MESASEMVAFPLLTTPIESNYRACTIPYRFPSDNPRKATPAEIAWIDLFLNSIPSFKKRAQSDPTVPDANIKAEIFAQRYTEILEEFKKDPESHGGPPDCILLCRLREQVLRELGFRDIFKKVKDEENAKAISLFVDVVNLNDAIEDEGKRLENLVRGIFAGNIFDLGSAQLAEVFSKDGMSFLASCQNLVSRPWVIDDLDAFKLHWGKKPWKKAIIFVDNSGADIILGILPFARELLRHGTQVVLAANDLPSINDVTYPELVEIISKLKDEHGQLMGVDTSNLLIANSGNDLPVIDLTRVSQELAYLASDADLVILEGMGRGIETNLYAQFKCDSLKIGMVKHPEVAQFLGGRLYDCVFKYNEVLS, from the exons atggAGAGCGCGTCGGAAATGGTGGCATTTCCGTTGCTGACGACGCCGATCGAGTCCAATTATAGAGCGTGCACCATTCCCTACCGCTTCCCCTCCGATAACCCTCGCAAGGCCACCCCTGCAGAGATCGCTTGGATTGACCTCTTCCTCAATTCTATTCCCTCCTTCAA GAAACGAGCACAGAGTGATCCTACAGTTCCTGATGCTAATATTAAAGCTGAAATCTTTGCTCAGAG ATATACTGAAATACTTGAGGAATTTAAGAAAGATCCTGAAAGTCATGGTGGGCCACCTGATTGCATT CTTCTCTGCAGACTTCGCGAGCAAGTTCTTAGAGAATTGGGATTCCGTGATATATTTAAGAAAGTTAAG gatGAAGAGAATGCAAAGGCTATATCTCTATTTGTGGATGTAGTTAATCTTAATGACGCCATTGAAGATGAAGGCAAGCGTCTGGAGAATCTGGTCAGAGGAATATTTGCAGGAAACATATTTGATCTCGGCTCTGCACAG CTTGCAGAGGTTTTCTCGAAGGATGGAATGTCATTTTTGGCTAGTTGTCAAAATCTTGTTTCCCGTCCTTGGGTTATTGATGACTTAGACGCTTTCAAATTACATTGGGGCAAGAAACCTTGGAAGAAG GCTAtcatttttgttgataattcTGGTGCAGATATTATTTTGGGTATTTTGCCATTTGCGAGAGAATTACTCCGACATGGGACTCAG GTTGTTTTGGCGGCAAATGACTTGCCTTCTATCAATGACGTGACTTACCCTGAACTAGTTGAGATTATATCAAAG CTGAAGGACGAACATGGTCAGCTCATGGGTGTTGATACTTCAAATCTTTTAATTGCCAATTCTGGTAATGATTTGCCG GTTATTGATCTCACGAGAGTTTCACAAGAGCTTGCCTACCTCGCAAGTGATGCGGACCTGGTTATCTTGGAAGGGATG GGTCGTGGAATAGAGACAAATCTTTATGCACAATTCAAGTGTGATTCCCTCAAGATTGGAATG GTGAAACACCCAGAGGTCGCCCAGTTTCTTGGAGGACGGCTTTATGATTGCGTCTTTAAATACaatgaagttttgagttga
- the LOC121257474 gene encoding CMP-sialic acid transporter 4-like, with the protein MEYRKPKHQEEDEEAAVGGDAIESLRGKAHSLNTVATLGGGTAVDPSKWKRKSIVTLALTVLTSSQAILIVWSKRAGKYEYSVTTANFMVETLKCALSVAALSRIWRNEGVTEDNRLSTTLDEVIVYPIPAALYLVKNLLQYYIFAYVDAPGYQILKNLNIISTGVLYRIILKKKLSEIQWAAFILLCAGCTTAQLNSNSDHVLQTPFQGWMMAIVMALLSGFAGVYTEAIIKKRPSRNINVQNFWLYVFGMVFNAIAILVQDFDAVMNKGFFHGYSIITVLMILNHALSGIAVSMVMKYADNIVKVYSTSVAMLLTAVVSVFLFGFNLSLAFFLGSIVVSVAVYLHSAGKLR; encoded by the exons ATGGAGTACAGAAAACCCAAACATCAg gaagaagatgaggaagcTGCTGTTGGAGGAGACGCCATAGAGAGCCTACGCGGGAAAGCTCATTCATTGAATACTGTGGCCACATTGGGAGGGGGGACGGCCGTTGACCCGTCCAAGTGGAAGCGCAA GTCCATTGTTACACTTGCATTGACTGTTCTTACGAGTTCGCAAGCGATACTTATTGTATGGTCTAAGCGAGCTGGCAAGTATGAATATAGTGTTACCACTGCAAATTTTATG GTGGAGACTTTAAAATGCGCATTATCAGTTGCAGCATTGTCCAGAATCTGGAGAAATGAAGGTGTTACTGAAGATAATAG GTTGAGCACAACATTGGATGAAGTTATTGTGTACCCCATTCCTGCAGCACTTTATCTAGTCAAAAACTTGCTTCAG TATTACATCTTTGCATATGTTGATGCCCCGGGTTATCAGATACTGAAGAACCTGAATATTATCAGTACCGGTGTTCTGTACAGAATTATACTTAAGAAGAA gtTAAGCGAGATTCAATGGGCGGCTTTCATTCTACTATGTGCTGGGTGCACCACAGCCCAGCTAAACTCAAA CTCTGATCATGTCCTTCAAACTCCTTTTCAAGGATGGATGATGGCCATT GTCATGGCACTCTTGAGTGGTTTTGCAGGAGTATATACCGAA GCCATAATTAAAAAGCGTCCTTCCAGAAACATAAACGTGCAGAACTTCTGGTTGTATGTATTTGGGATGGTCTTCAATGCAATTGCTATCCTAGTCCAAGATTTTGATGCGGTGATGAACAA GGGATTCTTCCACGGATACTCTATTATTACAGTTCTCATGATTCTCAACCATGCACTTAG TGGCATTGCTGTATCTATGGTAATGAAGTATGCTGACAATATTGTGAAG GTCTATTCTACCTCTGTGGCAATGCTTCTCACAGCTGTTGTGTCTGTCTTTTTGTTTGGGTTTAACCTTTCCCTTGCCTTCTTCCTGGGCTCAAT TGTCGTATCTGTTGCAGTTTATTTACATTCTGCTGGGAAGCTGCGATAG